In Triticum urartu cultivar G1812 chromosome 6, Tu2.1, whole genome shotgun sequence, the following proteins share a genomic window:
- the LOC125517047 gene encoding putative receptor protein kinase ZmPK1, translated as MDGRSIPLLLLLTSVLLFLRVSAREFLSPGSSMSVEDSSDVLRSPDGTFTCGFNNISQTASIFSIWYSNTAERTVVWSANHLHPVYFKRSRVTLDADGRMAVEDYDGRPVWENNVSSSSSAQQAQLLDTGNLVVKGQGDIILWQSFHSPTDTLLPYQNITSAAKLVSASRLLVPGRYSFHFDDEHILTLFDDEKDISLKYWPIPSNDIWTKKRNAFSTNAIGVLDSSGYFLGSDNLTLKAVDWGHGVMRRLTLDYDGNLRLYSLNKIDGTWSVTWMAYQQTCSVLGLCGINGICVYTPQPACACAPGHEIIDPSDRSQGCRPKFNLSCDGQEMFLKLPATDFHGNDLRLNTIVSFDECKKICLKDCNCKGFAYWQGTGLCYPKGTLVGGVTGPSIVGGSIHLKIPKTLQVPRSSVPHSQPFGPKYVPNCSVKSKNFTENFWDQPKSSQNGSHSQYLFLAYGFLLAIFCVELIFVALGCWFLFIREGKKLMGVWPAEVGYEMVTNHFRRYTYKELQRATQKFKDRIGCGASGLVYRGVLKDKRAVAVKTLADIHQGEEEFQHELSVIGRIYHMNLVRVWGFCSDGPHRILVLEYVENGSLDKTLFSSERACGIKELADDLQDCCLAFTNKRFATLFNALLRHKKLDPGGHEFLSKNIVERNMWARAFDEDGRRYGQMTSNMAECFNKVLKGIRALPVTAIVQYTFDKMNGYFLKYSMEMDKQIAGENKDKHKYYFPPKVEEWLDFQSRKADSQEAVLYDNNEWKYELHEAIVASSPMLALVKCILLNNRAAPRTKALHCSMQRRTDVRHTVKCSALLWGAAL; from the exons ATGGATGGACGCTCCATCCCTCTGCTCCTACTACTTACCTCGGTCCTTCTCTTTCTTCGCGTCTCCGCTCGCGAATTCCTCTCGCCGGGCTCCTCTATGTCCGTAGAGGATAGCTCCGACGTCCTCCGCTCACCGGATGGTACTTTCACCTGCGGCTTCAACAACATTTCTCAAACTGCCTCCATCTTCTCCATTTGGTACTCCAACACGGCTGAAAGAACGGTGGTCTGGAGCGCGAATCATCTCCACCCCGTTTACTTCAAGCGATCCCGAGTCACGCTAGATGCGGATGGCCGGATGGCCGTAGAAGACTACGATGGCCGCCCCGTCTGGGAGAACAATGTGTCGTCTTCTTCGAGTGCCCAGCAAGCTCAGCTGCTCGACACTGGGAACCTCGTCGTCAAAGGCCAAGGTGATATCATTCTGTGGCAAAGTTTCCATTCTCCTACCGACACATTGCTGCCCTATCAGAACATTACTAGTGCTGCAAAGTTGGTATCTGCTAGTAGGCTACTTGTCCCTGGCCGCTACAGCTTCCATTTTGATGATGAACATATACTCACACTGTTTGATGATGAGAAGGATATCTCTTTAAAATATTGGCCAATTCCTAGTAATGATATATGGACAAAGAAAAGAAATGCCTTTAGTACTAACGCAATTGGAGTCCTTGATAGCTCGGGGTATTTTCTTGGTAGTGACAACTTAACTCTTAAGGCTGTTGATTGGGGTCATGGGGTTATGAGGAGACTAACGTTGGATTATGATGGCAACCTTAGATTATACAGTCTAAATAAGATAGATGGAACATGGTCGGTCACGTGGATGGCATATCAACAGACCTGCTCTGTTCTTGGTTTGTGTGGCATTAATGGAATATGTGTGTACACTCCCCAGCCTGCTTGTGCTTGTGCCCCTGGACATGAGATAATCGACCCCAGTGACCGGAGCCAAGGTTGCAGACCAAAATTTAATCTCAGTTGTGATGGACAGGAGATGTTTCTGAAGCTACCCGCCACCGACTTCCATGGTAATGATCTTAGATTGAATACCATAGTTTCATTTGATGAATGCAAGAAGATATGCTTGAAGGACTGCAATTGCAAAGGTTTTGCATACTGGCAAGGAACCGGGCTTTGCTATCCAAAGGGGACCCTTGTTGGGGGTGTAACCGGGCCAAGTATTGTTGGTGGTTCTATCCATCTCAAGATTCCTAAGACGCTACAGGTCCCAAGGTCCTCAGTTCCTCACTCGCAACCTTTTGGTCCTAAATATGTTCCTAATTGTAGTGTAAAGAGCAAAAATTTCACAGAAAACTTTTGGGATCAACCTAAAAGCAGTCAAAATGGATCACACTCACAGTACCTGTTCTTGGCGTATGGGTTCTTGTTAGCGATATTTTGTGTGGAGTTAATATTTGTGGCACTAGGATGCTGGTTTTTGTTCATAAGGGAAGGGAAAAAGTTAATGGGGGTATGGCCAGCTGAGGTTGGCTATGAAATGGTAACCAACCATTTTCGCAGATATACTTACAAGGAGTTGCAGAGAGCAACTCAAAAGTTCAAGGATCGAATTGGATGTGGGGCATCTGGTCTTGTATACAGGGGAGTCTTGAAAGACAAGAGGGCTGTAGCAGTGAAAACTTTGGCAGACATACACCAAGGGGAAGAAGAATTCCAGCATGAACTGAGTGTGATTGGAAGGATTTACCATATGAATTTGGTGAGGGTTTGGGGATTCTGTTCTGATGGACCACACAGAATATTGGTTTTGGAGTACGTTGAGAATGGTTCTTTGGATAAAACCTTGTTTAGTAGTGAAAG GGCATGTGGTATCAAGGAGTTGGCCGATGATCTTCAAGATTGTTGTCTCGCTTTCACCAACAAGCGGTTTGCCACATTGTTCAATGCATTGCTCAGACACAAGAAACTTGACCCCGGTGGTCATGAATTTCTCAGTAAGAACATTGTCGAAAGGAATATGTGGGCACGTGCTTTCGATGAAGATGGCCGGAGGTACGGTCAAATGACAAGCAATATGGCAGAATGCTTCAATAAGGTGCTCAAGGGTATACGTGCATTACCCGTGACGGCAATAGTTCAATACACATTTGACAAGATGAATGGATACTTTTTGAAGTATTCAATGGAGATGGATAAGCAGATTGCTGGTGAGAACAAGGATAAGCACAAGTACTATTTCCCACCAAAGGTTGAAGAATGGTTGGACTTTCAATCACGAAaggcagactcccaagaagctgTACTATATGACAACAACGAGTGGAAGTATGAG CTGCATGAGGCCATCGTTGCTTCATCTCCCATGCTCGCACTTGTTAAATGCATCCTGT TAAACAACCGTGCAGCGCCCAGAACAAAGGCGCTGCACTGTTCTATGCAGCGCCGAACGGACGTGCGTCACACTGTAAAGTGCAGCGCCTTGCTCTGGGGCGCTGCACTATGA